In Nematostella vectensis chromosome 2, jaNemVect1.1, whole genome shotgun sequence, one genomic interval encodes:
- the LOC5521714 gene encoding probable flavin-containing monoamine oxidase A isoform X1 → MATASSGDEDVVVDVVVVGAGTSGLCSAYEILKAQKDCKVVVLEAKGRVGGRLDTKELKTATGTDNWDLGGQWIGRTQLDILDLMTELGLEKFDQWYEGDKLVHLSSGGIKRYSGAYPSISYFSLLDIHRLSKKFEKMCKEVPLEDPHLCQYAEEWDGETVESWVRKNGWTKACREMMEVAVGVVFGATCSQLSLLYFLHYVNSSGGWRVLIESGMKGSAQEFKIKGGAFQIPVILAEKVGMDKVRLNQPVTMIKQDEDKIHIQTRNGTTYTAKAAIIAIPPTQANKIEFSPPLPYMQRRILDSMCPSNLTKFIATYSTAFWREEGLSGEICHSSDSHCCERQPVGFAIDGASSSGSPAIVGFVTSYAATRFTNKTEEEKKDIIINCLSKYIGTKALEPLDFVVRDWSSVEWNGGCPVDVMGPGAITNYGDCMRQPFERVYWAGTETSPVWKGYISGAVNAGRRAAKEVLELLYS, encoded by the exons ATGGCAACCGCTAGTAGTGGCGATGAAGACGTGGTTGTTGATGTTGTGGTCGTGGGTGCTGGAACTTCGGGACTTTGCTCTGCTTACGAAATCCTCAAGGCTCAAAAGGATTGTAAAGTGGTTGTGTTAGAGGCTAAAG GCAGGGTAGGAGGTAGACTTGACACAAAGGAGCTCAAAACTGCTACTGGGACAGATAACTGGGACCTTGGTGGTCAGTGGATTGGACG AACACAGCTTGATATTTTAGACCTGATGACTGAACTTGGCCTTGAGAAGTTTGACCAGTGGTATGAGGGTGATAAACTGGTTCATCTGAGTTCAGGAGGAATCAAGAGGTACTCTGGTGCTTATCCATCAATCTCTTACTTCTCCTTGCTCGATATACACCGCCTTAGTAAAAAG TTTGAAAAGATGTGTAAGGAAGTCCCACTAGAGGATCCACACCTATGCCAATATGCTGAGGAGTGGGATGGTGAAACTGTCGAATCTTGGGTTAGGAAGAATGGCTGGACTAAAG CATGCAGGGAGATGATGGAGGTAGCAGTTGGAGTGGTTTTTGGCGCAACTTGTTCCCAGCTTTCTTTGCTGTATTTTCTACATTACGTCAATAGCTCTGGAGGATGGAGAGTGCTTATTGAATCTGGCATGAAAGGAAGTGCACAGGAGTTTAAAATCAAA gGAGGTGCATTCCAAATTCCTGTGATATTAGCTGAAAAGGTTGGAATGGATAAAGTTAGGTTGAACCAACCAGTAACAATGATAAAGCAG GACGAAGACAAGATCCATATCCAGACTCGAAACGGCACAACTTACACAGCCAAGGCAGCGATAATCGCCATCCCCCCTACGCAAGCAA ATAAGATTGAATTTTCCCCACCTTTGCCGTACATGCAACGCCGAATCCTTGACAGCATGTGTCCATCAAATCTGACAAAGTTCATCGCTACGTACTCAACTGCGTTCTGGCGGGAGGAGGGGCTATCAGGCGAGATTTGCCACTCATCAGATAGTCACTGCTGTGAGAGACAGCCTGTAGGCTTCGCTATTGATGGCGCCAGCAGTAGCGGTAGTCCTGCTATAGTGGGTTTCGTCACGTCATACGCCGCCACACGCTTTACCAACAAAACG gaagaagaaaagaaagacaTAATTATCAACTGCTTGTCGAAATACATAGGGACAAAAGCGTTAGAACCTCTTGACTTTGTAGTTAGG GACTGGTCAAGCGTGGAGTGGAATGGCGGGTGCCCTGTGGATGTGATGGGACCTGGGGCTATTACTAACTATGGAGATTGCATGAGGCAGCCTTTTGAGAG GGTGTATTGGGCGGGTACTGAGACGTCACCGGTGTGGAAAGGATACATCAGTGGAGCTGTAAATGCCGGTCGAAGAGCTGCCAAAGAGGTGTTGGAGCTGCTTTACAGCTGA
- the LOC5521714 gene encoding probable flavin-containing monoamine oxidase A isoform X2, translated as MATASSGDEDVVVDVVVVGAGTSGLCSAYEILKAQKDCKVVVLEAKGRVGGRLDTKELKTATGTDNWDLGGQWIGRTQLDILDLMTELGLEKFDQWYEGDKLVHLSSGGIKRYSGAYPSISYFSLLDIHRLSKKFEKMCKEVPLEDPHLCQYAEEWDGETVESWVRKNGWTKACREMMEVAVGVVFGATCSQLSLLYFLHYVNSSGGWRVLIESGMKGSAQEFKIKGGAFQIPVILAEKVGMDKVRLNQPVTMIKQDEDKIHIQTRNGTTYTAKAAIIAIPPTQANKIEFSPPLPYMQRRILDSMCPSNLTKFIATYSTAFWREEGLSGEICHSSDSHCCERQPVGFAIDGASSSGSPAIVGFVTSYAATRFTNKTEEEKKDIIINCLSKYIGTKALEPLDFVVRDWSSVEWNGGCPVDVMGPGAITNYGDCMRQPFERVYWVGTEICITFSG; from the exons ATGGCAACCGCTAGTAGTGGCGATGAAGACGTGGTTGTTGATGTTGTGGTCGTGGGTGCTGGAACTTCGGGACTTTGCTCTGCTTACGAAATCCTCAAGGCTCAAAAGGATTGTAAAGTGGTTGTGTTAGAGGCTAAAG GCAGGGTAGGAGGTAGACTTGACACAAAGGAGCTCAAAACTGCTACTGGGACAGATAACTGGGACCTTGGTGGTCAGTGGATTGGACG AACACAGCTTGATATTTTAGACCTGATGACTGAACTTGGCCTTGAGAAGTTTGACCAGTGGTATGAGGGTGATAAACTGGTTCATCTGAGTTCAGGAGGAATCAAGAGGTACTCTGGTGCTTATCCATCAATCTCTTACTTCTCCTTGCTCGATATACACCGCCTTAGTAAAAAG TTTGAAAAGATGTGTAAGGAAGTCCCACTAGAGGATCCACACCTATGCCAATATGCTGAGGAGTGGGATGGTGAAACTGTCGAATCTTGGGTTAGGAAGAATGGCTGGACTAAAG CATGCAGGGAGATGATGGAGGTAGCAGTTGGAGTGGTTTTTGGCGCAACTTGTTCCCAGCTTTCTTTGCTGTATTTTCTACATTACGTCAATAGCTCTGGAGGATGGAGAGTGCTTATTGAATCTGGCATGAAAGGAAGTGCACAGGAGTTTAAAATCAAA gGAGGTGCATTCCAAATTCCTGTGATATTAGCTGAAAAGGTTGGAATGGATAAAGTTAGGTTGAACCAACCAGTAACAATGATAAAGCAG GACGAAGACAAGATCCATATCCAGACTCGAAACGGCACAACTTACACAGCCAAGGCAGCGATAATCGCCATCCCCCCTACGCAAGCAA ATAAGATTGAATTTTCCCCACCTTTGCCGTACATGCAACGCCGAATCCTTGACAGCATGTGTCCATCAAATCTGACAAAGTTCATCGCTACGTACTCAACTGCGTTCTGGCGGGAGGAGGGGCTATCAGGCGAGATTTGCCACTCATCAGATAGTCACTGCTGTGAGAGACAGCCTGTAGGCTTCGCTATTGATGGCGCCAGCAGTAGCGGTAGTCCTGCTATAGTGGGTTTCGTCACGTCATACGCCGCCACACGCTTTACCAACAAAACG gaagaagaaaagaaagacaTAATTATCAACTGCTTGTCGAAATACATAGGGACAAAAGCGTTAGAACCTCTTGACTTTGTAGTTAGG GACTGGTCAAGCGTGGAGTGGAATGGCGGGTGCCCTGTGGATGTGATGGGACCTGGGGCTATTACTAACTATGGAGATTGCATGAGGCAGCCTTTTGAGAG GGTGTACTGGGTGGGTACTGAGATATGTATTACCTTCTCAGGGTGA